A section of the Girardinichthys multiradiatus isolate DD_20200921_A chromosome 5, DD_fGirMul_XY1, whole genome shotgun sequence genome encodes:
- the ier2b gene encoding immediate early response 2b, which translates to MSSTTAMEVNIEARRILAVSISKLYASRTQRGGLRLHRSLLLSLVMKSARDIYHSSRESEALSGAQSTPEEPMDTSSTPELPERQPAPMSEKNSSETAVEESDNKVEDYDLDTTEDKENLSPARQSRKRRGKASAAPDFLPNKRARLEPGEERYEAPLTSCRVGAGESLAILSLNQIIPAF; encoded by the coding sequence ATGAGCTCCACAACAGCAATGGAAGTGAACATCGAAGCCAGGCGGATATTGGCCGTGTCGATAAGTAAGCTGTACGCCTCTCGGACTCAGAGAGGCGGACTGAGACTTCACCGGAGCCTCCTGCTGTCCTTGGTCATGAAGTCTGCCCGGGACATCTACCACTCCTCCCGGGAGAGCGAGGCGCTGAGCGGAGCGCAGTCAACTCCGGAGGAGCCGATGGACACCAGCTCCACTCCGGAGCTGCCAGAGCGTCAGCCGGCGCCCATGTCGGAAAAAAACTCCTCAGAGACTGCCGTAGAGGAGTCGGACAATAAGGTGGAAGATTATGATTTAGACACCACCGAGGACAAAGAGAACCTCAGCCCGGCGAGGCAATCCAGGAAACGCCGGGGCAAGGCGTCGGCGGCGCCTGACTTCCTTCCCAACAAGAGGGCGAGGCTGGAGCCCGGGGAGGAGAGGTATGAGGCTCCATTGACCAGCTGTCGCGTCGGGGCTGGGGAGTCCCTGGCCATTTTGTCTCTAAATCAAATTATACCTGCTTTCTGA